The Flavivirga eckloniae genomic interval GGACACGATCATACATTCAAAAGACCACTTTACTCAACCAAACCTGCTACTCACTCATTCTGCTTTTTTTAAGAAATATGTTGGACATAGATTTACAGCATTAATCAGAAAAAAAACATTATGAAAACAAATATTAAAACATTTTTTCTTAGCATCGCACTAATTGCTTTTATGGCTTGCAAAGCAGACAATAAAAAACAAGATGTCGTATTTAACGCTACAGAAAAAGCACATCACGATCCTAGCAAACAATTTATTAAAGTGGCTCTTTTATTGGATACCAGTAATAGTATGGACGGGCTTATCGATCAGGCTAAAGCACAACTTTGGGACATTGTAAACGAATTGTCTTATGCAAAATGTGGTACACAAAAACCCAACTTACAAATTGCTTTATATGAATACGGAAACGACAGATTAAGCGGCAGAGAGGGATATATTAGACAAGTATTATCTTTTAGCGAAGACTTAGATGAAATTTCCGAAGAACTATTCTCTCTAACTACCAACGGTGGTGAAGAATATTGTGGCCAAGTAATACAAACGTCGTTAAATCAATTGGATTGGGGTAAAAATCCGGACGATTTAAAATTAATTTTCATTGCTGGTAATGAGCCTTTTACTCAAGGAAAAGTAAACTATAAAGATGCATCGACAAACGCCAAGGAAAAAGATATTACCATAAACACTATTTTTTGTGGCAATTATAACCAAGGGATTTCTTCTTCTTGGAAGGATGGTGCTCAATTAACCAATGGTGATTATATAGCCATTAATCAAAATAAAACTACGGTACATATTGCATCGCCTTACGATGACGAGATCTTAATTTTAAATCAAAAATTAAACAAAACCTATGTTATTTATGGTACAAGAGGTAGGGAAAAACTAGCCATGCAGGCTAAGCAAGATGCTAATGCTGGCAGCTACAGCAAGGCCAATGCTGTAAAGAGAACCATAAGCAAAAGTTCGCATTTATATAAAAACAAAAGCTGGGACCTTGTAGATGCCATAGAACAGGAAGAAGTTGTTATTGAAGATATTAAAGACGCTTCTTTACCAGAAGAACTAAAAGGAAAAACAAAAAAAGAGATTGAAACTTATGTTTCTCAAAAAAGTAAAGAAAGAGAAACTATAAAGAAAAAGATTCAGGAGCTGAACAAGAAACGTAAAACCTATGTTGCAGAACAGAAAAAAGAAGGTGCTAAAAATGGCTTAGAAAATGCTATGACCAAAGCCATTAAAGAACAAGCTCAAAGAAAAAAGTATAGTTGGAAATAGGCAACAAACTAAAATTGAATTTATACAGTAACGCTCCCAAAGTTTTGTATAATAAAAAAACGGGTTTTATCTTTTTATAGAGGTGAGCCCGTTTTTTAATACAATTAAAATCGATGCATTGTACTCCGGTATCAGGTTGAGTTTAGTAGAAACCTATATAAAACACAGGTTTTAATAATCTTTCGAGTTTAGTTTATGTTGAGTTTAGTCGAAATAATCAAGGAAACAAGCATGTATTAATATGATACTCAGATTAGTTTTAACTTCAGAAAAAACCAATGTAGTTTATGTTTCCTCAGTAAGGTTAGAACGTTTATTTTTGTGCCCTAAATGCCACATAACTTGAAAAGCACCAATTCAATAAAATCTTTATTCCTCAAAAATTTTATCATTGCGATGTCTTTTCTTTACATATTGAGCCCATTACAGACTCAATTATATAAACTGCTTCACAAAATATCGCACCATCTGGCATTAGAAAATCATCACGAAGAGAAACATACGGAAACCAGCCATCATCATCATCACGACCACATATTTCTATCTAAATTTTCTTTATCAGAAAAACATCATCATGACGAAAAAGAGCATGCAACGCATCACACCCATGAGTTTCTTTCTTTTTTAAGTTCAATTTTCGATACAGATAGCCAAAAAAACGATACAGAAAAGCACCTTTTAGATAACAAACTAGACAAGCATATTCTCCCAGAAAAAAGAATCGGTCAAAAACAATTCTCGCTAGTTATGAGTTCAATAATTTGGTTTTATGAAGCTAGGATTATTAGCCGCGAATTGGATGTTAATATCCCTCCACCCAAAACAACTCTAACATAAGGTATTTTCTAATTTTTTAAGGTCATAAATTTATTAAATCTGTGGCCCTAGTATATCTATATCCATTATAATAGCAATGGGTGTATACATTTTTGTTACCCAAAAATAAAGACTTTAAGGTAACAAATCGATTGCTTATGCCTTATCATTCCAAATACATTACAAAAAAGAGGGTATCCAAAAAGTACATTTAACGCCATATTGAGCACTTCGCATTTAGCTTATCTTGAGCGAAGGCGATGTGTTCAATCTGGCAAATCAAACTATAAAAACTTTTTAGATACTCTCATTGAACAATTTATAAAATTTAAAAAATGAGATTTATAATAATTGCATTATTAATGCTTTTTAATTACTTCATTTATGCTCAAAATTTGAAGGGAAAGGTCGTCGATGAAAACAATCGTCCTCTTGAAGATGTTGGCGTTTTCAATCAAAACACAGGAACACACAGCCATACAGATGCTACAGGTTCTTTTACTATAACGAATACTTACGTTCAGGATTCGGTCTATTTTTCCAGATTGGGCTACAAAACAAAGCTTATTAAAGTATCTCAAGAAAACTTGAATAATAGAATTACAATAGTTATGAAAGAATCAGGTATTTCGCTTAATCAAGTAGTCATAACATCAGAACTTAATGCGTTAAATCGTATTGTAAATGTGGACGTACAGACCAATTCTGTAAAATCATCACAGGAAATCTTACGTAAAGTACCTGGTTTGATTATCGGGCAACATGCTGGTGGCGGTAAGGCAGAACAGATATTCCTTCGAGGTTTCGACATTGATCATGGTACAGATGTAGCCATTAGTGTAGAAGGCATGCCCGTTAACATGGTTAGTCATGCACACGGTCAAGGCTATGCCGATTTACATTTTGTAATTCCAGAGACCATAGAAAATGTAAATTTTGACAAAGGTCCTTATTATGCAGAAAAAGGGAATTTTAATACTGCAGGGTATGTTGATCTTCGCTTGCGAAAAACGCTGGACAAAAGTTTAATTTCCTTGGAAGCTGGGCAATTCAATACCTCACGGTTATTAGGCATGTTCAACTTCTTAGAATCAGAGAATAGTAATGCCTACCTTGCATCAGAGCTTTATCTAACCGATGGACCATTCAATTCTCCGCAGAATTTCAATCGTATTAATATTATGGGTCGATATAACTATAATTTATCAGGAAATCAGGAATTAAATCTTACTGCTTCGCATTTTAAAAGCAAATGGGATGCATCTGGACAAATTCCTCAACGAGCGGTAGACCAAGGCCTTATTGATAGATTCGGAGCTATTGACGATACCGAAGGCGGTAAGACAAGTAGAACCAACCTCTTGGCAAACTACACTAAGATTATAGATGAAAATCAGCTTTTTAAGACCAAAATGTTCTTATCTCTATACGATTTCGAGCTATATTCTAACTTTACTTTCTTTTTAGAAGACCCAGTAAATGGCGACCAAATATATCAAAAGGAGAATCGTATTATCGTAGGTGCAGAAAGCATGTTCCAAAAAAAGCATATGGTTTTGGGTAATAATGTTCAATTCGAATATGAATCAGGAATTGGATTTAGGTATGACAATACCGATGACACTGAACTATCAAGTACTTTGAATCGTCAAACAACACTTAAAAGAATAGCCTTGGGCGATGTGGACGAAGTAAACACCTACGGATTTTTAAATGCAAAGTTTAAAACCGGTAAGTGGACTTTCAACCCTACTTTACGGTTGGATTATTTCAAGTTCGACTATGTAAACAAGATTACAGAAGTTTACGACAATCAAAGTGAGTCTGAAGTTGCTTTTAGTCCAAAATTGAATACCATCTTTTCGGTTAACAGAAATTGGCAACTCTTTCTCAAATCCGGTATCGGATTCCATTCCAATGATACCAGAGTTGTAGTAGCCAATAACGGAGAAGACATACTCCCTGCTGCTTATGGCGTAGATTTAGGTACAATCGTAAAACCAACCAATAAACTAGCCTTAAATGCTACACTTTGGGGATTGTTCCTAGAACAAGAATTTGTTTATGTTGGCGATGCAGGAATTGTTGAGCCCAGTGGGAAAACACGCCGTTTGGGTGTGGAGTTCGGTACACGTTATCAAGCTACCGATTGGCTGTACTTGTATGCAGATATCAACTATACCTATGGAAGAAGTACAGAAGAAGCAGACGGGGAAGATTTTATCCCCCTTGCTCCAGACTTAACTTCATCTGGAGGTATCTTATTGAAAGAGCTTGGTAATTTTTCAGGTGCACTGACTTATCGTTTTGTAGATGATAGACCTGCAAACGAAAATAATTCGATGACGGCAGAAGGCTATTTTGTTACCGATCTCAACCTTAATTATAATTGGAAAAACTGGACTTATGGTATTATTGTAGAAAACCTTTTTGACACCGAGTGGAACGAAACTCAATTCGCTACCGAAAGCCGTTTGTTTAATGAAGCTTCCTCTACAGAGGAAATACATTTTACACCAGGTACGCCTTTTTACATTAGAGGAAAAATATCTGTGTCTTTTTAAAGTCAAAACACTTTTTTAAGAGGTTGTCTAAAAAGCACTTAGATGTCCGTTCGAGCGCAGTCGAGAACTTTTAATATGCACATTTTCAACACATCTCGACTGCGCTCAACGTAACAATCTTAATGACATTGACCTTGCAATAACTTATGTTTTAAAAGATTTTTAATTAACCGCCGGACAGTTACACTCGAAACGTTTTCGTTTGCAACTAAAATTATAACCTAATGTAAACTGGTGATAACCTCCATTGGTAAATACTAATGAATTCGTTTGATACGTATAATTATAGGCAACCATAAATTTA includes:
- a CDS encoding vWA domain-containing protein; amino-acid sequence: MKTNIKTFFLSIALIAFMACKADNKKQDVVFNATEKAHHDPSKQFIKVALLLDTSNSMDGLIDQAKAQLWDIVNELSYAKCGTQKPNLQIALYEYGNDRLSGREGYIRQVLSFSEDLDEISEELFSLTTNGGEEYCGQVIQTSLNQLDWGKNPDDLKLIFIAGNEPFTQGKVNYKDASTNAKEKDITINTIFCGNYNQGISSSWKDGAQLTNGDYIAINQNKTTVHIASPYDDEILILNQKLNKTYVIYGTRGREKLAMQAKQDANAGSYSKANAVKRTISKSSHLYKNKSWDLVDAIEQEEVVIEDIKDASLPEELKGKTKKEIETYVSQKSKERETIKKKIQELNKKRKTYVAEQKKEGAKNGLENAMTKAIKEQAQRKKYSWK
- a CDS encoding TonB-dependent receptor; its protein translation is MRFIIIALLMLFNYFIYAQNLKGKVVDENNRPLEDVGVFNQNTGTHSHTDATGSFTITNTYVQDSVYFSRLGYKTKLIKVSQENLNNRITIVMKESGISLNQVVITSELNALNRIVNVDVQTNSVKSSQEILRKVPGLIIGQHAGGGKAEQIFLRGFDIDHGTDVAISVEGMPVNMVSHAHGQGYADLHFVIPETIENVNFDKGPYYAEKGNFNTAGYVDLRLRKTLDKSLISLEAGQFNTSRLLGMFNFLESENSNAYLASELYLTDGPFNSPQNFNRINIMGRYNYNLSGNQELNLTASHFKSKWDASGQIPQRAVDQGLIDRFGAIDDTEGGKTSRTNLLANYTKIIDENQLFKTKMFLSLYDFELYSNFTFFLEDPVNGDQIYQKENRIIVGAESMFQKKHMVLGNNVQFEYESGIGFRYDNTDDTELSSTLNRQTTLKRIALGDVDEVNTYGFLNAKFKTGKWTFNPTLRLDYFKFDYVNKITEVYDNQSESEVAFSPKLNTIFSVNRNWQLFLKSGIGFHSNDTRVVVANNGEDILPAAYGVDLGTIVKPTNKLALNATLWGLFLEQEFVYVGDAGIVEPSGKTRRLGVEFGTRYQATDWLYLYADINYTYGRSTEEADGEDFIPLAPDLTSSGGILLKELGNFSGALTYRFVDDRPANENNSMTAEGYFVTDLNLNYNWKNWTYGIIVENLFDTEWNETQFATESRLFNEASSTEEIHFTPGTPFYIRGKISVSF